A region of Culicoides brevitarsis isolate CSIRO-B50_1 chromosome 1, AGI_CSIRO_Cbre_v1, whole genome shotgun sequence DNA encodes the following proteins:
- the LOC134827581 gene encoding RING finger protein 44 isoform X2, with protein sequence MNSGHAASVRHPYMRGGLGAGSRSRTRNPFQQHNNSNNNIDGGNNSGNSHHTQRNGGNNQWFGNKEDQYYGSQQSSSASSSGGGGGMHHHRAGPSSSHSSHVDLRRNNNNNNNSNSYNNGPPDRRMHMGNQDRHSYHNNHNHMEPHSSRSMDLDSRSMHFNGNNRDRYNNHNNNLSNSSNNGGPSNGGNASSSSHNNSNNNPNGLLNKSDSPSRKRRRISRLPSQSPPTVWDQRRSPRNQQAQFQIQNHQSHHLSQQQNNNNNNNSNGNSSNNSQSMMQQQMLPIRRPRYRDGPSSRVWDHPIQSLQQQQQQQQQQSAQVHSQSVQAASQPMMMDINQVPMNLPLGGHDHPMFATTAAAYSTGPAHISICSGHPTAPHLPPCQIPLQVYPPATFQPQHFTGFQTQQLAPQNNYEASHHYRHHHAHQIPVHMQSHGNGLMLDHGFEHAASIHQTTPQLQAANAAAAVVAMTNAAHHLHSQQQAQAMSHLQPPQPIFITTDSRPSHIDLLHRHTRRIPMPRRSLRFGNWVPSPSNAHSHHPRSVQVPTHQRPLAMQASMHSAGILLNFLTMYPLPFHHTDLNSGESSEENYEALLSLAERLGEAKPRGLTRAEVDQLPSYKYEPETHTGDQTSCVVCMCDFEARQSLRVLPCSHEYHAKCVDKWLRSNRTCPICRGNASDYFDTATTTTSSSAGSSGSSSPSSSTSSTSASSSPATTTGTNTAATSTSAPAVTIESL encoded by the exons ATGAATTCAGGTCACGCTGCATCTGTGCGTCATCCGTATATGCGAGGAGGATTGGGAGCTGGTTCGAGATCACGCACGCGAAATCCGTTTCAGCAACACAACaatagcaacaacaacattgaCGGAGGCAATAACAGCGGCAATTCGCATCACACACAACGAAATGGAGGCAACAATCAATGGTTTGGCAACAAAGAGGACCAATATTACGG ATCTCAGCAATCGTCATCGGCATCGTCGTCAGGCGGCGGCGGAGGAATGCATCATCATCGCGCCGGACCATCCTCTAGTCATTCGAGCCATGTAGATTTGCGGcgtaacaacaataacaataataatagtaatagtTACAATAATGGACCACCGGATCGTCGAATGCACATGGGCAATCAGGATAGACATTCG TATCATAACAATCACAATCATATGGAACCACATTCATCAAGAAGCATGGATCTAGATTCGAGATCGATGCACTTTAATGGCAATAATCGCGACAgatataataatcataacaatAACCTAAGTAACTCAAGCAATAACGGAGGTCCAAGTAACGGAGGCAACGCAAGCAGTAGCTCACACAATAACAGCAATAACAACCCAAATGGGCTTCTCAACAAATCCGACAGTCCTTCACGGAAACGTCGTCGAATTTCGCGTTTGCCAAGCCAATCGCCGCCCACAGTTTGGGATCAACGTCGTTCGCCACGCAACCAACAAGCACAATTCCAAATACAAAATCATCAATCCCACCATTTGtcgcaacaacaaaataataataacaataacaacagcAACGGAAACAGTTCTAACAACTCGCAATCGATGATGCAACAACAAATGCTCCCGATTCGACGACCTCGATATCGTGACGGACCATCGTCTCGTGTTTGGGATCATCCGATTCAATCGTtacagcaacagcagcagcagcaacaacagcaatCGGCACAAGTTCATTCGCAATCCGTTCAAGCAGCTTCGCAACCCATGATGATGGATATCAACCAAGTTCCTATGAATTTGCCTCTCGGAGGACACGATCATCCCATGTTTGCTACAACAGCTGCTGCTTATTCGACAGGACCTGCTCACATTTCTATTTGTTCGGGACATCCGACAGCGCCTCATTTACCTCCATGCCAAATCCCATTGCAAGTTTATCCGCCAGCAACGTTCCAACCGCAGCATTTCACGGGATTTCAAACTCAACAACTTGCGCCGCAAAATAATTACGAAGCTTCGCATCATTACAGACATCATCATGCCCATCAAATTCCCGTTCATATGCAATCACATGGCAACGGATTGATGTTGGATCACGGATTCGAGCATGCGGCGAGCATTCATCAAACTACGCCGCAATTACAAGCAGCGAATGCGGCAGCAGCTGTTGTCGCCATGACAAACGCCGCACATCATTTACATTCCCAACAACAAGCACAAGCAATGTCACATTTACAACCACCGCAGCCTATTTTCATTACCACagat AGCCGTCCCAGTCACATCGATTTATTGCATCGACACACACGACGTATACCAATGCCTCGTCGTAGTTTACGCTTTGGAAATTGGGTGCCATCGCCATCAAATGCCCATTCTCATCATCCAAGAAGTGTTCAAGTTCCGACCCATCAACGCCCTCTCGCCATGCAAGCAAGTATGCATTCCGCAGGCATCTTGCTGAACTTCct aaCCATGTATCCATTGCCATTCCATCACACGGATCTCAATTCCGGCGAATCAAGCGAAGAAAATTACGAGGCGCTATTGAGTCTCGCCGAGAGACTTGGAGAAGCAAAACCGCGTGGATTGACGCGTGCTGAAGTTGATCAACTGCCGAGTTACAAATACGAACCCGAAACTCACACAG gAGATCAAACATCATGCGTTGTTTGCATGTGTGACTTCGAAGCTCGCCAATCGTTGCGTGTACTGCCATGCTCTCACGAATATCATGCGAAATGCGTTGATAAGTGGCTTAGA tcaaatcgCACGTGTCCCATTTGTCGAGGAAATGCGTCAGATTATTTCGATACAGCTACAACAACGACATCATCATCTGCCGGATCATCGGGATCTTCGTCGCCATCATCCTCAACTTCGTCAACATCTGCATCATCATCGCCCGCAACAACTACAGGAACAAATACTGCTGCCACTTCTACTTCGGCTCCCGCAGTAACGATTGAAagcttataa
- the LOC134827581 gene encoding putative uncharacterized protein DDB_G0289263 isoform X1, translated as MNSGHAASVRHPYMRGGLGAGSRSRTRNPFQQHNNSNNNIDGGNNSGNSHHTQRNGGNNQWFGNKEDQYYGADNVVGSKDTQVVSSLHSTTVTYPKQISAPHDLTTSVNHHNNHHQNHHNNNNNNNSRVVVPIINNNNQISTSEPTSAANNAIITIDLTERDTRNYLSISQNNLDDGVLIQSHTNNTNRSQQSSSASSSGGGGGMHHHRAGPSSSHSSHVDLRRNNNNNNNSNSYNNGPPDRRMHMGNQDRHSYHNNHNHMEPHSSRSMDLDSRSMHFNGNNRDRYNNHNNNLSNSSNNGGPSNGGNASSSSHNNSNNNPNGLLNKSDSPSRKRRRISRLPSQSPPTVWDQRRSPRNQQAQFQIQNHQSHHLSQQQNNNNNNNSNGNSSNNSQSMMQQQMLPIRRPRYRDGPSSRVWDHPIQSLQQQQQQQQQQSAQVHSQSVQAASQPMMMDINQVPMNLPLGGHDHPMFATTAAAYSTGPAHISICSGHPTAPHLPPCQIPLQVYPPATFQPQHFTGFQTQQLAPQNNYEASHHYRHHHAHQIPVHMQSHGNGLMLDHGFEHAASIHQTTPQLQAANAAAAVVAMTNAAHHLHSQQQAQAMSHLQPPQPIFITTDSRPSHIDLLHRHTRRIPMPRRSLRFGNWVPSPSNAHSHHPRSVQVPTHQRPLAMQASMHSAGILLNFLTMYPLPFHHTDLNSGESSEENYEALLSLAERLGEAKPRGLTRAEVDQLPSYKYEPETHTGDQTSCVVCMCDFEARQSLRVLPCSHEYHAKCVDKWLRSNRTCPICRGNASDYFDTATTTTSSSAGSSGSSSPSSSTSSTSASSSPATTTGTNTAATSTSAPAVTIESL; from the exons ATGAATTCAGGTCACGCTGCATCTGTGCGTCATCCGTATATGCGAGGAGGATTGGGAGCTGGTTCGAGATCACGCACGCGAAATCCGTTTCAGCAACACAACaatagcaacaacaacattgaCGGAGGCAATAACAGCGGCAATTCGCATCACACACAACGAAATGGAGGCAACAATCAATGGTTTGGCAACAAAGAGGACCAATATTACGG aGCTGATAATGTTGTTGGGAGTAAAGATACACAAGTTGTTTCTAGTTTGCATTCTACTACTGTAACATATCCAAAACAAATTTCCGCCCCTCACGACTTAACCACGAGTGTTAACCATCACAATAATCATCACCAAAACcatcacaataataataacaataataattcacGAGTTGTTGTTcccattattaataataataatcaaatatcTACCTCTGAGCCTACTTCTGCCGCAAATAACGCTATCATAACAATAGACTTAACTGAACGCGACACGCGCAACTACTTGAGTATTAGTCAGAATAATTTAGATGATGGCGTTCTAATACAAAGTCATACTAATAATACAAATAGATCTCAGCAATCGTCATCGGCATCGTCGTCAGGCGGCGGCGGAGGAATGCATCATCATCGCGCCGGACCATCCTCTAGTCATTCGAGCCATGTAGATTTGCGGcgtaacaacaataacaataataatagtaatagtTACAATAATGGACCACCGGATCGTCGAATGCACATGGGCAATCAGGATAGACATTCG TATCATAACAATCACAATCATATGGAACCACATTCATCAAGAAGCATGGATCTAGATTCGAGATCGATGCACTTTAATGGCAATAATCGCGACAgatataataatcataacaatAACCTAAGTAACTCAAGCAATAACGGAGGTCCAAGTAACGGAGGCAACGCAAGCAGTAGCTCACACAATAACAGCAATAACAACCCAAATGGGCTTCTCAACAAATCCGACAGTCCTTCACGGAAACGTCGTCGAATTTCGCGTTTGCCAAGCCAATCGCCGCCCACAGTTTGGGATCAACGTCGTTCGCCACGCAACCAACAAGCACAATTCCAAATACAAAATCATCAATCCCACCATTTGtcgcaacaacaaaataataataacaataacaacagcAACGGAAACAGTTCTAACAACTCGCAATCGATGATGCAACAACAAATGCTCCCGATTCGACGACCTCGATATCGTGACGGACCATCGTCTCGTGTTTGGGATCATCCGATTCAATCGTtacagcaacagcagcagcagcaacaacagcaatCGGCACAAGTTCATTCGCAATCCGTTCAAGCAGCTTCGCAACCCATGATGATGGATATCAACCAAGTTCCTATGAATTTGCCTCTCGGAGGACACGATCATCCCATGTTTGCTACAACAGCTGCTGCTTATTCGACAGGACCTGCTCACATTTCTATTTGTTCGGGACATCCGACAGCGCCTCATTTACCTCCATGCCAAATCCCATTGCAAGTTTATCCGCCAGCAACGTTCCAACCGCAGCATTTCACGGGATTTCAAACTCAACAACTTGCGCCGCAAAATAATTACGAAGCTTCGCATCATTACAGACATCATCATGCCCATCAAATTCCCGTTCATATGCAATCACATGGCAACGGATTGATGTTGGATCACGGATTCGAGCATGCGGCGAGCATTCATCAAACTACGCCGCAATTACAAGCAGCGAATGCGGCAGCAGCTGTTGTCGCCATGACAAACGCCGCACATCATTTACATTCCCAACAACAAGCACAAGCAATGTCACATTTACAACCACCGCAGCCTATTTTCATTACCACagat AGCCGTCCCAGTCACATCGATTTATTGCATCGACACACACGACGTATACCAATGCCTCGTCGTAGTTTACGCTTTGGAAATTGGGTGCCATCGCCATCAAATGCCCATTCTCATCATCCAAGAAGTGTTCAAGTTCCGACCCATCAACGCCCTCTCGCCATGCAAGCAAGTATGCATTCCGCAGGCATCTTGCTGAACTTCct aaCCATGTATCCATTGCCATTCCATCACACGGATCTCAATTCCGGCGAATCAAGCGAAGAAAATTACGAGGCGCTATTGAGTCTCGCCGAGAGACTTGGAGAAGCAAAACCGCGTGGATTGACGCGTGCTGAAGTTGATCAACTGCCGAGTTACAAATACGAACCCGAAACTCACACAG gAGATCAAACATCATGCGTTGTTTGCATGTGTGACTTCGAAGCTCGCCAATCGTTGCGTGTACTGCCATGCTCTCACGAATATCATGCGAAATGCGTTGATAAGTGGCTTAGA tcaaatcgCACGTGTCCCATTTGTCGAGGAAATGCGTCAGATTATTTCGATACAGCTACAACAACGACATCATCATCTGCCGGATCATCGGGATCTTCGTCGCCATCATCCTCAACTTCGTCAACATCTGCATCATCATCGCCCGCAACAACTACAGGAACAAATACTGCTGCCACTTCTACTTCGGCTCCCGCAGTAACGATTGAAagcttataa